One genomic region from Streptomyces sp. NBC_01304 encodes:
- the hutU gene encoding urocanate hydratase, whose translation MSGPRPVRAPRGTELSALGWQQEAALRMLQNNLDPEVAEHPDKLVVYGGTGKAARDWRSFDAMVRTLRTLKQDETMLVQSGRPVGVMQTHEWAPRVLIANSNLVGDWANWEEFRRLEQLGLTMYGQMTAGSWIYIGTQGILQGTYETFSAVAAKKFNGTLAGTITLTAGLGGMGGAQPLAVTMNDGVVICIDVDPRAIERRIEHKYLDVKADSLQHAMQLAVEARDARRPLSIGLLGNAAELLPQMLAEGAPIDIVTDQTSAHDPLAYLPIGVDFDDMQSYAAKDPAGFTTRARESMAKHVEAMVGFMDAGAEVFDYGNSIRGEAQLAGYERAFAFPGFVPAYIRPLFCEGKGPFRWAALSGEASDIHKTDKAILDLFPENESLHRWIKMAGERVHFQGLPARICWLGQGERDKAGDMFNDMVGNGTLAAPLAIGRDHLDCGSVASPYRETEAMLDGSDAIADWPLLNAMVNVASGASWVSIHHGGGVGMGRSIHAGQVSVADGTKLAGEKIRRVLTNDPAMGVIRHVDAGYDIAESVAEDKGVRVPMREGDSE comes from the coding sequence ATGTCAGGACCCCGCCCCGTACGAGCCCCGCGCGGTACGGAACTGAGCGCCCTGGGATGGCAGCAGGAAGCCGCCCTGCGGATGCTGCAGAACAACCTCGACCCCGAGGTCGCCGAGCACCCCGACAAGCTCGTCGTCTACGGCGGCACCGGCAAGGCCGCCCGCGACTGGCGCTCCTTCGACGCCATGGTCCGCACGCTGCGGACCCTCAAGCAGGACGAGACGATGCTCGTCCAGTCCGGGCGTCCGGTCGGCGTCATGCAGACACACGAGTGGGCGCCGCGCGTCCTCATCGCCAACTCCAACCTCGTCGGGGACTGGGCGAACTGGGAGGAGTTCCGGCGCCTGGAGCAGCTCGGCCTCACCATGTACGGCCAGATGACGGCCGGTTCGTGGATCTACATCGGCACGCAGGGGATCCTGCAGGGGACGTACGAGACGTTCTCGGCGGTCGCCGCGAAGAAGTTCAACGGCACCCTCGCGGGCACGATCACGCTGACCGCCGGGCTCGGCGGCATGGGCGGCGCCCAGCCGCTCGCCGTCACCATGAACGACGGCGTCGTGATCTGTATCGACGTCGACCCGCGCGCCATCGAGCGCCGCATCGAGCACAAGTACCTGGACGTGAAGGCCGATTCGCTGCAGCACGCCATGCAGCTGGCCGTCGAGGCGCGCGACGCCCGCCGTCCGCTCTCCATCGGCCTGCTCGGCAACGCCGCGGAGCTCCTTCCGCAGATGCTCGCCGAGGGCGCGCCCATCGACATCGTGACGGACCAGACCTCCGCCCACGACCCGCTCGCGTACCTGCCGATCGGTGTCGACTTCGACGACATGCAGTCGTACGCGGCCAAGGACCCGGCCGGATTCACCACCCGGGCCCGGGAGTCGATGGCCAAGCACGTCGAGGCCATGGTCGGCTTCATGGACGCGGGCGCCGAGGTCTTCGACTACGGCAACTCGATCCGGGGCGAGGCCCAACTCGCGGGCTACGAGCGGGCGTTCGCCTTCCCCGGCTTCGTACCGGCGTACATCCGTCCGCTGTTCTGCGAGGGCAAGGGCCCGTTCCGCTGGGCGGCGCTGTCCGGTGAGGCGAGCGACATCCACAAGACGGACAAGGCGATCCTCGACCTCTTCCCGGAGAACGAATCGCTGCACCGCTGGATCAAGATGGCAGGCGAGCGCGTCCACTTTCAGGGCCTCCCCGCACGCATCTGCTGGCTGGGCCAGGGCGAGCGCGACAAGGCGGGCGACATGTTCAACGACATGGTCGGCAACGGCACCCTCGCCGCCCCCCTGGCGATCGGCCGCGACCACCTCGACTGCGGCTCCGTCGCCTCGCCGTACCGCGAGACCGAGGCCATGCTCGACGGCTCGGACGCGATCGCGGACTGGCCGCTGCTCAACGCCATGGTCAATGTCGCGTCCGGCGCCTCGTGGGTCTCGATCCACCACGGCGGCGGCGTCGGCATGGGCCGGTCCATCCACGCCGGACAGGTCTCCGTGGCGGACGGCACGAAGCTCGCGGGCGAGAAGATCCGCCGCGTACTGACGAACGACCCCGCCATGGGCGTCATCCGGCACGTGGACGCGGGCTACGACATCGCGGAGTCGGTCGCAGAGGACAAGGGCGTACGGGTTCCGATGCGTGAGGGCGACTCCGAGTGA
- a CDS encoding allantoate amidohydrolase yields the protein MWRSLRPIGHSDASGGYRRYAWTGADADCRLWFQAQAEARGLDYEVDRNGNQWAWLGDPARGDAVVTGSHLDSVPDGGAFDGPLGVVSSFAALDELRARKVQFRRPLALTNFGDEEGARFGLACVGSRLAAGQLSKEKAYELRDAEGVSLPQAMERAGYDPDAIGPDPERLARIGAFVELHVEQGRALDLTGDQVGIASAIWPHGRWRFDFRGEANHAGTTRLVDRRDPMLSYAETVLAARREAELAGAVATFGKISVEPNGVNAIPSLVRGWLDSRAADQSTLDQTVTAIEKAAREYADRHGIDLSVVRESFTPVVEFEHALRDELGRLLGGEVPVLGTGAGHDAGILSSVIPTAMLFVRNPTGVSHSPAEFAAEDDCVAGVRALADVLEGLACS from the coding sequence ATGTGGCGTTCGCTGCGGCCCATCGGCCACAGCGACGCCTCGGGCGGCTACCGCCGCTACGCCTGGACCGGCGCCGACGCGGACTGCCGGCTCTGGTTCCAGGCGCAGGCGGAGGCGCGCGGCCTGGACTACGAGGTCGACCGCAACGGCAACCAGTGGGCCTGGCTCGGCGACCCCGCGCGCGGCGACGCGGTCGTCACCGGCTCGCACCTGGACTCCGTGCCGGACGGCGGGGCCTTCGACGGCCCGCTGGGCGTGGTCTCCTCCTTCGCCGCGCTCGATGAACTCCGCGCCCGCAAGGTGCAGTTCAGGCGACCCCTCGCCCTCACCAACTTCGGCGACGAGGAAGGCGCCCGCTTCGGCCTCGCCTGCGTCGGGTCCCGGCTGGCGGCCGGGCAGCTCAGCAAGGAGAAGGCGTACGAGCTGCGCGACGCGGAGGGTGTGAGCCTGCCCCAGGCCATGGAACGCGCGGGGTACGACCCGGACGCCATCGGCCCCGACCCCGAGCGCCTCGCCCGCATCGGCGCCTTCGTCGAGCTGCACGTCGAGCAGGGCCGCGCCCTCGACCTGACCGGCGACCAGGTCGGCATCGCGAGCGCGATCTGGCCGCACGGCCGCTGGCGCTTCGACTTCCGGGGCGAGGCCAACCACGCGGGCACCACGCGCCTGGTCGACCGCCGCGACCCGATGCTGTCGTACGCGGAGACGGTGCTCGCCGCCCGCCGCGAGGCCGAACTCGCGGGCGCGGTCGCCACCTTCGGCAAGATCTCGGTCGAGCCGAACGGCGTCAACGCCATCCCGTCCCTGGTCCGCGGCTGGCTCGACTCCCGCGCCGCCGACCAGTCGACGCTCGACCAGACGGTCACCGCGATCGAGAAGGCGGCCCGCGAGTACGCCGACCGCCACGGCATCGACCTGTCCGTGGTCCGTGAGTCCTTCACTCCGGTCGTCGAGTTCGAGCACGCCCTGCGCGACGAGCTCGGCCGTCTGCTCGGCGGCGAGGTGCCGGTGCTCGGCACGGGTGCGGGACACGACGCGGGAATCCTGTCCTCGGTGATCCCCACCGCCATGCTGTTCGTACGCAACCCCACGGGCGTCTCGCACTCCCCGGCCGAATTCGCGGCCGAGGACGACTGCGTGGCCGGGGTGCGCGCACTGGCGGACGTACTGGAGGGACTCGCGTGCAGCTGA
- a CDS encoding formimidoylglutamate deiminase — protein sequence MTPKTTYWAEHAWLDTNVEPGVALDVTEDGRIAAVRKGVEAPEPGSVALRGLTLPGLANAHSHAFHRALRGTVQVGSGTFWTWREVMYQVASRLTPDTYYALARAVYAEMALAGVTAVGEFHYVHHAPGGARYDDPNAMGAALIAAARDAGIRITLLDTAYLSSGFGAAPDRHQLRFSDGTADAWASRASALKDAPSDGVRIGAAIHSVRAVPARELSAVAEWARERGAPLHVHLSEQTAENDACLAAHGCTPTRLLADHGVLGPSTTGVHNTHLTDEDIALLGSSGTGTCMCPTTERDLADGIGPAVALQRAGSPLSLGSDSHAVIDLLEEARALELNERLRSRTRGHWTAAALLRAASGDGHAALGWAGAGDLEPGALADFTCVALDSVRTAGPLPRLAAETAVFAASAADVRDTVVGGRHVVRDGSHALVPDVPSELAAAIAALRN from the coding sequence CTGACTCCGAAGACCACGTATTGGGCCGAGCACGCCTGGCTGGATACGAACGTCGAGCCGGGCGTGGCCCTGGACGTGACGGAGGACGGCCGAATCGCGGCTGTGCGCAAGGGAGTCGAAGCCCCCGAGCCAGGCTCGGTGGCCCTGCGCGGCCTGACCCTCCCCGGCCTCGCCAACGCCCACAGCCACGCCTTCCACCGGGCGCTGCGCGGCACGGTCCAGGTGGGGTCCGGGACGTTCTGGACGTGGCGCGAGGTCATGTACCAGGTGGCCTCCCGCCTCACCCCGGACACGTACTACGCGCTCGCGCGTGCGGTGTACGCCGAGATGGCGCTGGCCGGCGTGACGGCGGTCGGCGAATTCCACTACGTCCACCACGCGCCCGGCGGCGCACGGTACGACGACCCCAACGCGATGGGCGCGGCGCTGATCGCCGCCGCCCGGGACGCCGGTATCCGGATCACGCTCCTCGACACGGCGTATCTGTCGTCGGGCTTCGGCGCCGCGCCCGACCGGCACCAGCTGCGCTTCTCGGACGGGACGGCGGACGCTTGGGCCTCTCGGGCTTCCGCGTTGAAGGACGCTCCTTCGGACGGGGTACGCATCGGTGCGGCGATCCATTCCGTACGGGCCGTGCCCGCGCGGGAGTTGTCGGCGGTGGCCGAGTGGGCCCGTGAGCGGGGCGCCCCGCTCCACGTCCACCTCTCCGAGCAGACCGCCGAGAACGACGCGTGTCTCGCGGCTCATGGCTGTACGCCGACGCGGTTGCTTGCCGATCACGGGGTGCTCGGGCCGTCCACGACGGGCGTCCACAACACGCATCTGACCGATGAGGACATCGCCCTGCTCGGCTCGTCGGGTACCGGCACCTGCATGTGCCCCACCACGGAACGCGACCTGGCCGACGGCATCGGCCCGGCGGTCGCGCTGCAGCGCGCGGGCTCGCCGCTGTCCCTGGGCTCGGACAGCCATGCCGTCATCGACCTCCTGGAGGAGGCACGGGCCCTGGAGCTCAACGAGCGCCTGCGGTCGCGGACTCGGGGGCACTGGACCGCTGCGGCGCTGCTGCGGGCGGCTTCCGGGGATGGGCATGCGGCCCTGGGCTGGGCCGGCGCGGGTGACCTTGAGCCGGGTGCGCTCGCGGACTTCACGTGTGTGGCGCTGGATTCGGTGCGTACGGCGGGGCCGTTGCCCCGGCTTGCTGCCGAGACCGCGGTGTTCGCGGCGTCTGCTGCCGATGTGCGGGACACGGTGGTGGGCGGGCGTCATGTGGTGCGGGACGGGTCCCACGCCCTTGTCCCGGATGTGCCGTCGGAGCTGGCTGCTGCGATCGCGGCGCTGCGTAACTGA
- the hutI gene encoding imidazolonepropionase, with amino-acid sequence MTSTVITNIKSLVTNDPNAGSGPLGLVEDAAVVIEGDRIAWVGPTGHAPQADASYDAKGRAAIPGFVDSHSHLVFAGDRTAEFNARMSGQTYTAGGIRTTVAATRAAGDEELEANLVRYLREALRQGTTTFETKSGYGLTVEDEARALRIAARHTDEVTYLGAHIVSPDYADDPAAYVDLVTGDMLNACAPHARWIDVFCEKGAFDGDQARAILTAGRAKGLTPRIHANQLSYGPGVQLAVELDAASADHCTHLTDADVDALANGNTVATLLPGAEFSTRAEWPDARRLLDAGATVALSTDCNPGSSFTSSVPFCIALAVRDMGMTPDEAVWSATAGGAAALRRDDVGRISPGARADMALLDAPSHVHLAYRPGVPLVTKVWRGGESVA; translated from the coding sequence ATGACCAGCACCGTCATCACCAACATCAAGAGCCTCGTCACCAACGACCCGAACGCAGGGTCAGGCCCCCTGGGCCTGGTCGAGGACGCCGCAGTCGTCATCGAGGGCGACCGCATCGCATGGGTCGGCCCCACCGGGCACGCGCCGCAGGCAGACGCGTCGTACGACGCGAAGGGCCGCGCGGCAATCCCGGGCTTCGTCGACTCCCACTCTCACCTCGTCTTCGCAGGCGACCGAACCGCAGAGTTCAACGCCCGCATGTCCGGCCAGACCTACACCGCCGGAGGCATCCGCACCACCGTGGCCGCCACCCGGGCCGCCGGCGACGAGGAGCTGGAAGCCAACCTCGTCCGCTACCTCCGCGAGGCCCTGCGCCAGGGCACGACGACCTTCGAGACCAAGTCCGGGTACGGCCTCACGGTCGAGGACGAGGCCCGCGCCCTGCGCATCGCCGCGCGGCACACGGACGAGGTGACGTACCTCGGCGCGCACATCGTGTCCCCGGACTACGCCGACGACCCGGCCGCGTACGTCGACCTCGTCACCGGCGACATGCTCAACGCCTGTGCTCCGCACGCCCGTTGGATCGATGTCTTCTGCGAGAAGGGCGCCTTCGACGGCGACCAGGCCCGTGCGATCCTGACGGCGGGCAGGGCGAAGGGCCTGACGCCCCGGATCCACGCCAATCAGCTGTCGTACGGCCCTGGTGTCCAGCTCGCAGTGGAGCTCGACGCGGCCAGCGCCGACCACTGCACCCACCTCACGGACGCTGACGTGGACGCCCTCGCGAACGGCAACACGGTCGCCACGCTGCTCCCGGGCGCCGAGTTCTCCACCCGCGCCGAGTGGCCGGACGCCCGCCGCCTCCTCGACGCGGGCGCCACGGTGGCCCTGTCCACGGACTGCAATCCGGGGTCCTCCTTCACCTCCTCCGTGCCGTTCTGCATCGCCCTGGCGGTACGGGACATGGGGATGACGCCGGACGAGGCGGTGTGGTCGGCGACGGCGGGCGGGGCGGCGGCGCTGCGCCGCGACGACGTGGGCCGGATCTCGCCGGGGGCGCGGGCGGACATGGCACTGCTGGATGCGCCGAGCCATGTGCATCTGGCTTATCGGCCGGGGGTGCCGCTGGTCACGAAGGTGTGGCGGGGTGGCGAGAGCGTGGCTTAA
- a CDS encoding DUF6879 family protein: protein MPRPTTRRAGQRAAPVPDADVQRAVAPAHAYGRGACRMAVGVWLFDSQTIVKFHFNDQDTTLGVEVSEDPTHVRATCQARDAAWRHAIHTAEFQAQLHSTG, encoded by the coding sequence ATGCCCCGGCCCACCACCCGTCGGGCAGGGCAGCGCGCTGCTCCCGTCCCGGACGCTGATGTGCAGCGTGCCGTCGCACCAGCGCACGCATACGGTCGCGGGGCCTGCCGCATGGCGGTAGGAGTCTGGCTATTCGACTCCCAGACCATCGTCAAGTTCCACTTCAACGATCAGGACACGACCCTTGGCGTCGAGGTGAGCGAGGATCCCACTCACGTTCGCGCGACCTGTCAGGCACGAGACGCCGCATGGCGACATGCGATACACACCGCTGAGTTCCAGGCACAGCTACATTCCACCGGCTGA
- a CDS encoding aspartate/glutamate racemase family protein, with protein MKTIGLIGGMSWESSAEYYRLVNELVRERLGGLHSARVVLYSVDFAEIEQLQVAGEWEQAGELLAHAATSLEAAGADLVLICTNTMHKVAGQVEAAIGVPLLHLADTTATAVQDKGIKKVGLLGTAFTMEQDFYKERLAGHGLDVIVPDEAGRALVHRVIYEELCLGVVRDASREAYKEVIRELVARGAEGVVLGCTEIELLIGDGDGQGDGDSPVPLFPTTRLHAEAAVAAALQA; from the coding sequence ATGAAGACCATCGGCCTCATCGGCGGCATGAGCTGGGAGTCCAGTGCCGAGTACTACCGGCTCGTCAACGAGCTCGTACGGGAGCGGCTCGGCGGGCTGCACTCGGCCCGGGTGGTGCTCTACTCCGTCGACTTCGCCGAGATCGAGCAGTTGCAGGTCGCGGGGGAGTGGGAGCAGGCCGGCGAGCTGCTCGCGCATGCCGCCACATCCCTTGAGGCCGCCGGGGCCGACCTCGTGCTGATCTGCACCAACACCATGCACAAGGTGGCCGGGCAAGTGGAGGCAGCGATCGGGGTGCCTCTCCTCCACCTGGCCGACACGACCGCAACTGCCGTGCAGGACAAGGGAATCAAGAAGGTCGGTCTGCTCGGGACCGCGTTCACCATGGAGCAGGACTTCTACAAGGAGCGCCTGGCGGGTCATGGGCTCGACGTGATCGTCCCGGACGAGGCGGGGCGTGCGCTGGTCCACCGCGTCATCTACGAGGAGCTGTGCCTCGGAGTCGTACGGGATGCGTCCCGGGAGGCGTACAAGGAAGTCATCCGGGAGCTCGTCGCGCGCGGCGCGGAAGGCGTCGTTCTCGGGTGTACGGAGATCGAGCTGCTGATCGGCGACGGGGACGGGCAAGGGGACGGGGACAGCCCGGTGCCTCTCTTCCCGACCACCCGCCTGCACGCCGAGGCGGCGGTGGCGGCAGCGCTCCAGGCCTAG
- a CDS encoding RNA polymerase sigma factor SigF: MSPRLDASPAHPATSTPPPESADAALEGLTELPGLSDLPEIPPFDEVAPLDARALSKTLFGRLETLEEGTHEYAYVRNTLVELNLALVKFAASRFRSRSEPMEDIIQVGTIGLIKAIDRFELSRGVEFPTFAMPTIVGEIKRFFRDTSWSVRVPRRLQELRLDLAKAGDALAQELDRAPTVGELAERLGISNDEVVEGMAASNAYTASSLDAQPEEDDSEGALADRIGYEDHGLEGIEYVESLKPLIAELPPRDRKILSLRFVANMTQSEIGEELGISQMHVSRLLSRTLVRLRKGLTVEE; this comes from the coding sequence ATGTCACCCCGGCTCGACGCATCGCCCGCTCATCCAGCGACGTCGACACCCCCACCGGAATCTGCAGACGCCGCGCTCGAGGGCCTCACGGAGCTCCCAGGTCTCTCCGATCTGCCCGAGATCCCGCCCTTCGACGAAGTCGCACCGCTGGATGCAAGGGCCCTGTCCAAGACCCTCTTCGGGCGCCTCGAAACGCTCGAGGAAGGCACCCATGAGTACGCGTACGTACGCAACACGCTCGTGGAACTCAACCTCGCCCTGGTGAAGTTCGCCGCATCCCGGTTCCGCTCCCGCAGCGAACCGATGGAAGACATCATCCAGGTGGGCACCATCGGCCTGATCAAGGCCATCGACCGCTTCGAACTCAGCCGCGGCGTCGAATTCCCGACGTTCGCGATGCCGACCATCGTCGGCGAGATCAAGCGCTTCTTCCGCGACACCTCGTGGTCCGTGCGCGTGCCGCGCCGGCTGCAGGAACTCCGTCTCGACCTGGCCAAGGCCGGCGACGCACTCGCTCAGGAGCTCGACCGCGCGCCGACAGTGGGCGAGCTCGCGGAGCGACTCGGCATCTCGAACGACGAGGTCGTCGAGGGCATGGCGGCGAGCAACGCGTACACCGCGAGCTCGCTCGACGCACAGCCGGAGGAGGACGACTCCGAGGGCGCGCTGGCGGACCGGATCGGCTACGAGGACCACGGGCTCGAAGGCATCGAGTACGTCGAGTCGTTGAAGCCTCTGATCGCCGAACTCCCGCCGCGCGACCGGAAGATCCTTTCCCTCCGCTTCGTGGCGAACATGACGCAGTCCGAGATCGGCGAGGAACTCGGCATCTCCCAGATGCACGTCTCCCGCCTGCTCTCGCGCACGCTGGTACGCCTGCGAAAGGGCCTGACCGTCGAAGAGTGA
- a CDS encoding STAS domain-containing protein: MDRGTVGSTNRGRLRVEAWSQGRSAVVAPVGELDHHTADLLREPLESCLTEGFTRLVVDCSQLEFCDSTGLNVLLGARLKAEAAGGGVHLAGMLPVVARVFEITGAEAVFTVHESLEAALAESTEPTEPTS; the protein is encoded by the coding sequence ATGGACCGCGGGACGGTCGGCAGCACAAACCGGGGCCGGCTTCGGGTCGAGGCGTGGAGTCAGGGCCGCAGTGCGGTCGTGGCACCCGTGGGTGAGTTGGATCACCACACCGCCGATCTGTTGCGGGAACCGCTCGAAAGCTGTCTGACCGAAGGTTTCACCCGTCTCGTCGTCGACTGCTCGCAGCTCGAATTCTGTGATTCCACCGGGCTGAACGTGCTGCTCGGTGCACGCCTCAAGGCAGAGGCAGCGGGGGGCGGGGTCCATCTGGCCGGGATGCTGCCGGTGGTGGCCCGGGTTTTTGAGATCACCGGAGCGGAGGCGGTCTTCACCGTGCACGAGTCACTCGAGGCCGCGCTGGCCGAATCCACGGAGCCGACGGAGCCCACGAGCTGA
- a CDS encoding ATP-binding protein gives MSTTRPLSPGDRGPEADAAAPARSDGQVRRLSLDGASGVVPLARDFARQALHDWGWLPAATADRRAAAEDVLLVVSELVTNACLHAEGADELWIGCDGKVLRLEVSDRGAGQPTPRTPHRAGRPGGHGMFIVQRLCLDWGVVRTPGEAGKTVWAELGVPA, from the coding sequence ATGAGCACCACCCGGCCCCTCTCGCCGGGCGACCGCGGCCCGGAGGCGGATGCCGCCGCGCCGGCGCGCTCCGATGGCCAGGTGCGCAGGCTGAGTCTCGACGGCGCGAGCGGCGTCGTACCGCTCGCCCGTGACTTCGCCCGCCAGGCGCTGCACGACTGGGGCTGGCTGCCCGCCGCCACCGCGGACCGCCGGGCGGCCGCCGAGGACGTCCTCCTCGTCGTCTCCGAGTTGGTCACCAACGCCTGTCTGCACGCCGAAGGCGCCGACGAGCTGTGGATCGGCTGCGACGGCAAGGTGCTGCGGCTCGAGGTCTCCGACCGCGGCGCGGGCCAGCCGACGCCGCGCACCCCGCACCGGGCCGGGCGGCCCGGCGGGCACGGCATGTTCATCGTGCAGCGGCTCTGCCTGGACTGGGGAGTCGTGCGCACCCCCGGCGAGGCCGGCAAGACGGTGTGGGCGGAGCTCGGAGTTCCGGCTTAG
- a CDS encoding LPXTG cell wall anchor domain-containing protein — protein MSYQKRSAGLVLAAALAGSAVLMAAPAAHADVVDVNYKCKTPIGDKAAVSPIDIKSVKSGSGYKLTMSFQKGVSSSPLKLDKGVMKPSALIKLGGAESGTVPVSGPANSEAIPANTPIKISDLSGTYTPKKSGKVTFTASTLTIKAMGTTTTCTPTNNPKPSLTLDVKGSGGGSTGGGSSTSGGGSTTGDSQSDSGEGSELPQTGPEDSAIALGTLGGTVLLAGAAGVLWLTRRNQAARN, from the coding sequence GTGTCGTACCAGAAACGCTCTGCCGGGCTCGTGCTCGCCGCAGCCCTGGCCGGCTCGGCGGTGCTGATGGCCGCCCCCGCTGCCCACGCCGATGTCGTGGACGTCAACTACAAGTGCAAGACACCGATCGGCGACAAGGCCGCGGTCTCGCCCATCGACATCAAGAGCGTGAAGAGCGGGAGCGGCTACAAGCTCACCATGTCCTTCCAGAAAGGTGTCTCCTCCAGCCCGCTCAAGCTGGACAAGGGCGTCATGAAGCCCAGCGCGCTGATCAAGCTGGGCGGCGCGGAGAGCGGCACGGTGCCGGTCTCGGGGCCGGCCAACTCCGAGGCGATTCCCGCCAACACCCCCATCAAGATCAGCGACTTGAGCGGTACGTACACGCCCAAGAAGAGCGGCAAGGTCACCTTCACCGCCTCCACGCTCACCATCAAGGCGATGGGCACGACCACCACCTGCACCCCGACCAACAACCCCAAGCCCTCGCTGACCCTGGACGTCAAGGGCTCCGGCGGCGGCTCCACGGGCGGTGGCAGTTCCACCTCGGGCGGCGGCTCCACCACCGGCGACTCGCAGAGCGACTCCGGCGAGGGAAGCGAACTGCCGCAGACCGGACCCGAGGACTCCGCGATCGCGCTCGGCACGCTCGGCGGGACCGTCCTCCTTGCCGGCGCTGCGGGAGTGCTCTGGCTGACCCGGCGCAACCAGGCCGCGCGCAACTAG
- a CDS encoding COG1470 family protein translates to MLSATRAGAACLLLAAGLFTLPAHTALAAEDDADNWSVAPSSGGGTRPADGDRPYFYLEGAPGVVLQDTVAVTNPGDKPLTVELRGTDADNAPDGSAAVRAKQKSADSGTWLRLKKDRITVPPRTRAEVPFTVAVPGGAQPGDHPAAIIASSGGRNAGVWVHLTVSGPTLSALTVEKVRIDGGRISYDVVNRGNTTLTPKLAVRGEGLFGEVLRRAPRSLQVELLPGRKISLTEPWPDPPTLDSVDVTLTVTAGGGARDEADASASFAPWGLVGGVGGGLAVVGAAVWFVRRRGRGSGRGEPEAGQEAPDERQLVMVSAPAEAMPAEAMSARTVSPRTVSPRSVSARTGEDQ, encoded by the coding sequence ATGCTGTCCGCCACCCGAGCCGGTGCCGCCTGCCTTCTTCTGGCGGCCGGCCTCTTCACCCTGCCCGCGCACACCGCCCTGGCCGCCGAGGACGACGCCGACAACTGGTCCGTCGCGCCCTCCTCGGGCGGCGGAACCCGTCCCGCCGACGGGGACCGGCCCTACTTCTATCTGGAGGGGGCGCCGGGTGTCGTGCTCCAGGACACCGTGGCGGTGACCAACCCGGGCGACAAGCCGCTCACGGTCGAGCTGCGCGGGACGGACGCGGACAACGCACCGGACGGCTCGGCCGCGGTCCGGGCCAAGCAGAAGTCGGCGGACAGCGGGACCTGGCTGCGGCTCAAGAAGGACCGGATCACCGTGCCGCCACGGACCCGCGCCGAGGTGCCGTTCACCGTCGCGGTGCCGGGCGGCGCACAGCCCGGCGACCACCCCGCGGCGATCATCGCGAGCAGCGGCGGCCGGAACGCCGGGGTGTGGGTGCATCTGACGGTCAGCGGCCCGACGCTGTCGGCGCTGACCGTGGAGAAGGTACGGATCGACGGCGGGCGCATCTCGTACGACGTCGTGAACCGCGGCAACACGACCCTCACACCGAAGCTGGCGGTGCGCGGCGAAGGCCTCTTCGGCGAGGTCCTGCGCCGCGCCCCGCGCAGCCTCCAGGTGGAGCTGCTCCCCGGCCGCAAGATCTCCCTCACCGAGCCCTGGCCCGATCCGCCCACGCTCGACTCGGTCGACGTCACGCTCACGGTGACGGCGGGCGGCGGCGCCCGGGACGAGGCGGACGCCTCGGCGTCCTTCGCGCCGTGGGGCCTCGTGGGCGGGGTCGGCGGGGGACTGGCGGTGGTGGGTGCGGCCGTCTGGTTCGTACGCAGACGGGGGCGCGGGTCCGGTCGGGGTGAGCCGGAGGCAGGGCAAGAGGCGCCGGACGAGCGCCAGTTGGTGATGGTGTCGGCCCCCGCAGAAGCGATGCCCGCAGAAGCGATGTCCGCACGAACGGTGTCCCCACGAACGGTGTCCCCACGATCGGTGTCCGCGCGAACGGGAGAAGACCAGTGA